tagtgttttaaaaaaagttattcgCTTCTCCTGAGTTTTCTCCGCGTGTCTTAGCTCAACTTCTTTCCGCTGAATATCTCTCcttctattctctctctctctacaggCGTTTCCGCTCTGTTTCTACTTTTGACGTTATCAAGAATTGGTTAGGTACGGTGGACTTACGGAGAAGCTTCGAAATGACGCTACCACCCTCCTCTCTACTGTTTCcaaaaatgtttttcttttattaattcgAAGTGGCGTGACTTTGCGGCCTTGTGATCATCTTCGCTGCCAACTGGTTGGCTTAACTTAAGAAAACCTTTATGGGCCTTTTATGTCCAGAAACTAATTATTTAATCCATCCATTATTAAAtgtaccaaaaaaataatatatttaatcttATACTTTCCATTTCCCATGAAAAACACATTTTAACACTTGATACTTCtctatatctaatttttttctttataatgcAACTCCTTGTTTTAAGTACTATAGACTTGAATAATAACAGTTAGAAGTTTTTAATAGTTGTTAGAATTCAAATATAGTATGGTTTAAAATCatgaattaatttatatttaaaaactaatgTAGTGAGGTAGAAGAAAGTTGGTATATGTTGTGAAAAGTAGATTTAAAAATAGCATTGccatctcttctttttttcttgttataccatttttatagctaaaatgaataagcaatAATGTTGATAAAGCATAGGGACGCTGAGAAATGACAAGCTACAAAGACATGAAGTCTTGGACGGTGTGCTTTCGGTCCACTTCCGTGTCACCCTTTGTCATTTCTCCACGTTGGTTATTAGTTCCTTTCGACCTATTCTATCGGAGGGAGGATCTTGCGTGTCAAACTTTTCCAATCATTTCATGTGACCAATTAAAGTTGGCGttcaatttctcaaaaaatgttGGGGTTGGTGGGTTTGTAAATAACGGTAAGAAGTATATGCTGACGTTACATTTAGATTATAATCACAATTGTGACTGAGAATACTTATGTGTTAAAGATGGATTACTTCTTTGACGCAACTTATACCATATCTTTTTGTTACCAACCAAACCAACGAAGAGTGGTTGTTTATTCCGTCTGTATTCAGGAATCAAGACAGAAAAGAATGATTCATCTATTTGAAATAATTTGACGTCTAAGCATCATAAAAGGTtgtatacatatttacatggcGTTTCGAGATAGTTAAGATCACTTTCTTTTGTAAACCAAACTGCAAACGTGACTTCGTATCAACCGTTTTTCTAACATATTCTATGTATGTAATATTGAATTAATTGAAAGGTGTATTTGttcttcattttatttttgtcgGTTTTAAACGAGAAGGACGTATACGAtgctaaagaaacaaaaaaaaatgaatagaaaAATCAACACTCAACAGCCATCCATACCAACCATTTTAATAATTCTTTAtcttacattttaatatttccACAACGGTTTCATGCTCCTAAACCTATTATCTTTGTAGTTTGTATTATCATTTCCAAAATACTTAATAATTATCCCTCCATAGTCCATGTGCCTGATATGATATTCAACGTTGATACTATATTGAACTCTAAACTAATCCCTAACTAGTCAGACCAAGTGGAAATTCATACAATCCCTAATAACATCATTGTAAAAATGACAATAttccaaaatttataattaagcCTCGTAGAATGCATCGTAATGATCGGCCCATCATGAAATATGGAGGCCCATACGGATAAAGTTGGGTCAAGCGAGAGGGTAGAGACGCAACGCAAGCGCAACATCAGACGCATATCCACTCGAGGACCAATCCCACGACAAAGCATGCCACGTCATTATTTATTGCTGATTAATCTAAGGAAATGACTACAGTAACCTCGCCTTCTTCCTTTTATCTACAGTTGCTGAGTCACACTTGTCTTCACTCGGAAAATTCGAAATCGAGATCAAATGTCGATGACGATATGGGCACTTCGCCGTGACGTTCGCCGGAAAAGTTACTCGATCCTCGTCAGATACATCTCCGGCTCTTCATCTTCTGGAAGATCTTCGGTCAAGCCTAATGAGCAGTGTATCGAGAAGGTTCTAGTGGCGAACAGAGGCGAGATCGCTTGCCGGATCATGAGAACTGCGAAGCGTCTAGGGATTCAGACCGTCGCTGTTTACAGCGACGCTGACAGAGACTCTCTCCACGTGAAATCTGCCGACGAGGCCGTACGAATCGGCCCTCCTCCGGCTCGGCTCAGTTACCTCAGCGCCGCCGCTATCATGGAGGCAGCGGCTCGAACCGGCGCACAGGTGTGAGtcttcattttagtttattgatTAGTTTTAGAGACTTCCGTGGAATAAAGGAGCGAACTTTATGGAACTTGAACTTTGATTAGTTGCTATGATTGGCTTAAGATTCATCATCTGTTGTGTTCATAAGACTGTTGTTAcctgatgttttttttttttgaattataattaggCAATACACCCTGGCTACGGGTTCTTGTCGGAAAGTTCGGACTTTGCTCAGCTCTGTGAAGATTCGGGACTAACATTCATTGGACCTCCAGCATCTGCAATTAGAGACATGGGTGATAAAAGGTTATCTTCATACTTCTTTTTTTGCACGAGCTGTCTTTTATGATCATTGCTTGAAGAACATCTCCTTCACCTGTATGTATTCAGTGCGTCCAAGAGAATAATGGGGGCTGCTGGAGTTCCTCTCGTGCCTGGGTATCATGGCCATGAGCAAGATATTGATCATATGAAGTCAGAAGCGGGAAAGATTGGATACCCTATTATAATCAAACCAACACATGGAGGTGGGGGAAAGGTATGATGTTATGATCATTGATCAAATAAGTTAACTACTCTATTAACATTTATTGGTTCTGAGGCAAAGTAAGCTTTTGTTTTTTAGGGAATGAGGATAGTGCAAAGTGAGAAGGATTTTGCTGACTCGTTTTTGGGGGCTCAACGTGAGGCTGCTGCTTCTTTTGGCGTTAACACAATTCTTCTCGAGAAATACATCACTCGACCGAGGCATATAGAAGTCCAGGTACTGGTTTAGACCCAATTATTCTGAATAGAAGGAAAACATATGTCTTAGTTTGGTTTTCTATATGTACTTCTGTTTGAGGCTTTGAGCTATATGGATTAAGTTATGACATATTCATAGAGAAACCGTTTCTGATCTTCACTTTTTCTatcaatttaattaattttcctTCTGTGTTTACACTGTTTTCAGGTATTTGGTGACAAACATGGGAATGTTCTTCATCTTTACGAAAGGGATTGCAGTGTACAAAGAAGACACCAAAAGATTATTGAAGAAGCTCCTGCGGTAATATTGACTGTGTGTTCTTtctgttattggtttatatctTTTCTAGCATGAATGGAATGGATATGAGTTTGATTGAAACTCTACTTGTGCAGCCTAATATATCTGAAAAGTTCCGGGCTAGCTTAGGCCAAGCTGCTGTCTCTGCTGCACGGGTATAACTTTTAATCCTGCTTTTTCATCTTTTATAGGTGTAGTGAATTTTTAGTGAGAAATCTTAGTCGAAATTGTTTGATTataatcttcttttttattgCATTTACTTATAGTACACGTCCCTTGCGTTACTAATATTTGATCATGACTTAAAAGTTTACATTTGTTAATGTGAGTTCCATTGATGTGTAGTCATTTGACACCTCTTCTTGCTAGGCTATATCTCTCACTTCAACTTCCACAAGAAGCACTTATATTCTGTTACCTTCTGATATTTAAAGGCAGTTGGATATTACAATGCTGGGACGGTGGAGTTCATAGTTGACACTGAGTCtgatcaattttattttatggagATGAACACCCGTCTCCAGGTGATTCTTTCATTTATCTGTATAACCAAAGTTAGTTACCTCATTAAACATTTGATTATCTAAAAGAACATTGATAATCCTTCTTAGGTTGAGCATCCTGTAACTGAGATGATTGTTGGTCAAGATCTTGTGGAATGGCAGATTCGTGTTGCCAATGGGGAACCTCTCCCCATTAGCCAAGCCGAGGTGCCATTGTTAGGTATCTCTCTTCCTCCTTGCCGTAAatggaaaatatttttcttattgaatttattaattttcaggTGTTGATTCATCATTTTGACCAGTATATGTATCTCTTGGCAGGTCATGCCTTTGAGGCGAGGATATATGCTGAAAATGTTCCAAAGGGATTTCTTCCTGCAACTGGAGTCCTCAATCATTATCGCCCTGTTGCAGTCTCATCATCAGGTGCCgttggttatatatataaagctgTTTATTCTTCCATCgtttgaaaagaaaattcttATCTGTCAGACATCAGACCCTGTTCTTGTCTTGTTGAGAACCTCTTTCATGTTGAACCTTTTTTTCTCTAGCAGTTCGGGTGGAAACTGGAGTTGAGCAAGGAGACACTGTTAGCATGCACTATGATCCTATGATTGCAAAGCTTGTTGTATCTGGAGGCAATCGCGGCGAAGCTTTAGTGAAACTTAAGGACTGCTTGTCTAACTTTCAGGTACATCCCGTAGACTCCAATTAACAACATTTTGTCAAGTCCTGAATAGTttcatttatgattttttttttaaagaaacttcttccagaTTCTCTCACATGCCTTCTCAGTAATTACATGAGATATCTTTTGTTGACAGGTAGCAGGTGTACCTACAAACATAAATTTCCTTCAAAAACTTGCTAGTCACAAAGAGTTTGCAGTGGGCAACGTAGAAACTCATTTTATAGAGCACCATAGAACCGATCTATTCGCTGATGAAAGCAATCCAGCTGCAGCGGAAATGGCATACAAGGCAGCTAAGCATAGTGCAGCTTTGGTAGCTGCTTGTGTATCCGCAATCGAGCATTCTTCTTGGAATGAAAGTAACCATGGTCAGTTCACATGAGTCTTAAGTCTCTTCTTTACAAGTTAcatgatttaatttatttttgtgtaaaCTCATACAGGGAAGCTTCCATCAATATGGCATTCTCATCCTCCTTTTAGAGTCCATCATGAAGCCAAGCAAACGATTGAGCTTGAGTGGGACAACGAATGCGAGGGAACTGGCTCGAACCTTGTATCACTCGGCGTAATAAATCAACCAGATGGAAGCTATCTCATACAGGAAGGCAGTGATTCTCCAAGTTTAGAAGTCAGAGTAACTCGAGCAGGAGGAAACTGCGATTTTAGAGTTGAAGCGGCCGGGTTGAGCATGAACGTTACTATAGCCGCGTACTTGAAGGTATAACCATCAGCATCATGTTCAAACTCTCGTGAAACTGCTGCTTATGAAGTTTGTTTTTGGTACCAGGATGGTTATAAACACATCCATATATGGCGCGGTTCAGAACACCACCAGTTCAAGCAGAAGGTTGGGATTGAATTCTCTGGAGATGAAGAAGGTGTCCAACACAGAACGAGCTCAGAAACATCATCACACCCTCCAGGAACCGTTGTGGCCCCCATGGCTGGTTTGGTAGTGAAGGTCCTGGTCGAAAACGAAGCCAAAGTAGATCAAGGTCAACCAGTATTAGTCATGGAGGCAATGAAGATGGAGGTTAGTATACAAATCTCTTCTTAACGCATATGCTATTTCATATAACAGACTGTAAactaattatagtataatttcCTTTAATAGCATGTTGTGAAAGCACCGTCTTCTGGAAGCATACAGGACCTCAAAGTTAAAGCAGGCCAACAGGTTTCAGATGGAAGTGCTCTATTCAGGATCAAAGGTTAGTATAATTTAGTGTTAAACCTTTTTTCTCCTTTCAGACTTTTTAATTAACTCCACCCGTTTCACAAATCTTTGCAGGGTAAATAAACACGGTTACACGCTATTGATCGAACCCATCCGCTAGTTTACACGAAACCTGAACTAATAAGCAATTtggatgtgtatatataaactGAAATCTTACAAAAGATTAATAAACTCCAAGCTTTTATCAAATGTTTATGCTGCTTCCTCTTCAGGCTAAGATTAAACTACAAATGGTAATTACAATAAACAATAATCAAGATAGACCGAGCCATTTCTTGAAAGTTAAACCAGGTTCACTCTTTTTGACCTGAGCCTCAGCTCTGAagttttggagttttaccaTTGTATCCTTCGAGTCGTACTTCTCAGCTGATATGTAGAACTCAAGGAAACTGTCTCGTACATATTCTCacagacatttcatcgaacaggTGGCGTGCATTATTATGGGCCGATACGCGTGGCCCATTAGCTGAACCTTATCACAACATGGGCCGACAAACAAATTATCCtttaataaaagttaatataATTCTTACCAACAAACACAGTTTAACAACAACTCTAACGACAAAACGATTAGACCTTAAACAGATCAAGTAATAAAATccatcttaaaccctaaatctactGTCCTTCCGACCGTCCGTCTGTGTAACAATGGAAGAACCTCAAATCGAAGAACAGAACAAACTTATCGATGTTGCTCCTGCATTGATATCAGTTCATCCATCTCAAAAATCTATCGCTGTCACCGTCGGTTCGGATCTTCGTGTGTTCAATCTCATGTAATCTCATTGCCTTCCTTTCAAAATCAATCCTATCTCAAATTCAAAACATTTAGTTTTACCAATTGAATGTTATTATCCACAGAGACAATAGTCCAGTTACTTTAGTGGACGAATCTAACGAATCCTTCCATAAAGATTCCGTTAGAGCTATTCGCTATAGCGCAAGTGGAAAGCTTTTTGTGTCTACGGGCGATGACAAGCTCGTTAAGATTTGGTCTGCTGAGTCTTGGCGCTGTCTCAACACCATGTAAGTTACATtagtaatcatttttttttttctagagtaTTGATTCCTAAGAATGTTTTCGTAATCTTGTGTAATAATAACAATGGCAGATGTTCTGAGAAAAGAGTTACTGCGGTTGCTATAAGCCACGATGATTCGTATGTATGCTATGCGGATAAGTTTGGTGTTGTATGGGTGGTCGAGCTGGGTGGGATCAAGGGTGTGTCGCTGCTTTCGCATTATTGTAGTATTATTACTAGCTTGGTAAGTAAGATCTAGTTTTATTCTTTTACAGAAGCTGTGTTTGTCTCTCAACCTGATCTGTTCTTGTTTATAGGAGTTTTCCCCTGATGGTCGATATATACTTAGTGCTGATCGGGACTTTAAGATAAGGGTAAGCTAGTGACAGTGTAATCAAATGTTGTGCCGTTTTGTTTGGATTGGTCTTATAGTAGTGAGTATGTTTACCATCACAGGTGACTGTTTTTCCTGAGGAGCCTCTACAAGGGGCTCATGAAATACAGAGCTTTTGTCTTGGACATACAGAGTGAGTGAGAGTTTAAGGCAAACATGTCATCTCATCTCGAGGATTTATTACTTAACAGTTGGTTTAACGTTTTGTTTTAAAACCCTGGTTAGGTTCGTCACCTGCATAGCTTTTGTCTCCAGTCCAGAGCTTACTCAAAGCTACCTAATGTCTGGAAGTGGAGATTCAACTGTAAGTCATCTTTACATCTTTGTTCATGTATTTTAAGACCAGTGACTGATGCTTTACATTCCTTAATACCGATTTTTTAGGTGCGATTGTGGGATATAACATCTGGATCTCTTCTGGACACATGTGAAGTTAGCACAGTGGTAAAAGTTTCACACTTAATTTGTTTTGTCAGTTTGTCACATGGGACCATTTGGTTATGTTATTTCAGTTGGAGAAGTAATTCAtttgttcttcttttattgCTGTTTGCTTATTGAAGGCTGGACATTTGGAATCTAATGAAACCGAGCAAACGCAAGTCACAGTTACTGATCTATGCGCTATCCCTGATTCTTCTCTTGCAGCAGTGGCTATTCAAAGGCAAGTCTAGTTTTGTTTGACCGctttttatgtttctttaaGATATCAaatgtttgattatttttacCAATGCTGAATGCAGTTTTCAAGGAATATTATTGCTTAGCTGTGACTTGTCAGCTCATACTCTCTCCATCACAAAGGTATGACACTTATAAGCAGTTCATGTAACATCATCATAACCATAATTTAACCGGGTGATTTATCTTTCAGGTGATACAAATCCCTGGAGAAAGTTTCATCCCCACAAGTATTTCTGTAAGCACATCTACACTATGGATGGTATCAGGAGCCTCAAGTGGGTCTAACCAGCCTGGTTATTCAAGAGTTCGTGTCATCTCCTGTATTGAGTCTGAAAAATCTTCAATCCTTGAAGATGAGCAAATTCCCGGAGGGGCAAAACTGTTGGAGAAACTGCAAGGTAAAGCTTCAATAGAAGAGAGTGTAATGATTGCTGCATCAGAAGCTGTGAGAACAGCAATGTCCAGCcttttgatgaagaagcaatactctgaagagaagagagagttcaGGAAAAGATCAAGAAACGATAAGAAAACCATCAACTAGTAGTTGCAATCTGCTGAACTTGCTTTAGGCTGAATCTTGTTTTGAAGCTTatcattatgtttttttgtgactttcatcATTGTCAACTACTAAAGAAGATACTTTATAAGATACATTAGTTAATCTTTCATTACAATCTTAGAAAAGGTTAAGACATTACAACACAGTAAAGATGTAAACATTAATTGTCGTTCTGGGGAGCCATGAGGCGTAGTCTCTCTTCCGAGACTTGTCCACGATCACCACCAAAGTACCTCTCTTCAGCGAGCAGAGACTGTAAATCACTTCCGTTGGCTAAGCTATTGAACTCAACGGCTTTAGAAGGCATAGT
The window above is part of the Brassica napus cultivar Da-Ae chromosome C8, Da-Ae, whole genome shotgun sequence genome. Proteins encoded here:
- the LOC106369280 gene encoding methylcrotonoyl-CoA carboxylase subunit alpha, mitochondrial isoform X1, which codes for MSMTIWALRRDVRRKSYSILVRYISGSSSSGRSSVKPNEQCIEKVLVANRGEIACRIMRTAKRLGIQTVAVYSDADRDSLHVKSADEAVRIGPPPARLSYLSAAAIMEAAARTGAQAIHPGYGFLSESSDFAQLCEDSGLTFIGPPASAIRDMGDKSASKRIMGAAGVPLVPGYHGHEQDIDHMKSEAGKIGYPIIIKPTHGGGGKGMRIVQSEKDFADSFLGAQREAAASFGVNTILLEKYITRPRHIEVQVFGDKHGNVLHLYERDCSVQRRHQKIIEEAPAPNISEKFRASLGQAAVSAARAVGYYNAGTVEFIVDTESDQFYFMEMNTRLQVEHPVTEMIVGQDLVEWQIRVANGEPLPISQAEVPLLGHAFEARIYAENVPKGFLPATGVLNHYRPVAVSSSAVRVETGVEQGDTVSMHYDPMIAKLVVSGGNRGEALVKLKDCLSNFQVAGVPTNINFLQKLASHKEFAVGNVETHFIEHHRTDLFADESNPAAAEMAYKAAKHSAALVAACVSAIEHSSWNESNHGKLPSIWHSHPPFRVHHEAKQTIELEWDNECEGTGSNLVSLGVINQPDGSYLIQEGSDSPSLEVRVTRAGGNCDFRVEAAGLSMNVTIAAYLKDGYKHIHIWRGSEHHQFKQKVGIEFSGDEEGVQHRTSSETSSHPPGTVVAPMAGLVVKVLVENEAKVDQGQPVLVMEAMKMEHVVKAPSSGSIQDLKVKAGQQVSDGSALFRIKG
- the LOC106369280 gene encoding methylcrotonoyl-CoA carboxylase subunit alpha, mitochondrial isoform X2, whose product is MSMTIWALRRDVRRKSYSILVRYISGSSSSGRSSVKPNEQCIEKVLVANRGEIACRIMRTAKRLGIQTVAVYSDADRDSLHVKSADEAVRIGPPPARLSYLSAAAIMEAAARTGAQAIHPGYGFLSESSDFAQLCEDSGLTFIGPPASAIRDMGDKSASKRIMGAAGVPLVPGYHGHEQDIDHMKSEAGKIGYPIIIKPTHGGGGKGMRIVQSEKDFADSFLGAQREAAASFGVNTILLEKYITRPRHIEVQVFGDKHGNVLHLYERDCSVQRRHQKIIEEAPAPNISEKFRASLGQAAVSAARAVGYYNAGTVEFIVDTESDQFYFMEMNTRLQVEHPVTEMIVGQDLVEWQIRVANGEPLPISQAEVPLLGHAFEARIYAENVPKGFLPATGVLNHYRPVAVSSSAVRVETGVEQGDTVSMHYDPMIAKLVVSGGNRGEALVKLKDCLSNFQVAGVPTNINFLQKLASHKEFAVGNVETHFIEHHRTDLFADESNPAAAEMAYKAAKHSAALVAACVSAIEHSSWNESNHGKLPSIWHSHPPFRVHHEAKQTIELEWDNECEGTGSNLVSLGVINQPDGSYLIQEGSDSPSLEVRVTRAGGNCDFRVEAAGLSMNVTIAAYLKDGYKHIHIWRGSEHHQFKQKVGIEFSGDEEGVQHRTSSETSSHPPGTVVAPMAGLVVKVLVENEAKVDQGQPVLVMEAMKMEHVVKAPSSGSIQDLKVKAGQQVSDGSALFRIKG
- the LOC106369280 gene encoding methylcrotonoyl-CoA carboxylase subunit alpha, mitochondrial isoform X3; the encoded protein is MSMTIWALRRDVRRKSYSILVRYISGSSSSGRSSVKPNEQCIEKVLVANRGEIACRIMRTAKRLGIQTVAVYSDADRDSLHVKSADEAVRIGPPPARLSYLSAAAIMEAAARTGAQAIHPGYGFLSESSDFAQLCEDSGLTFIGPPASAIRDMGDKSASKRIMGAAGVPLVPGYHGHEQDIDHMKSEAGKIGYPIIIKPTHGGGGKGMRIVQSEKDFADSFLGAQREAAASFGVNTILLEKYITRPRHIEVQVFGDKHGNVLHLYERDCSVQRRHQKIIEEAPAPNISEKFRASLGQAAVSAARAVGYYNAGTVEFIVDTESDQFYFMEMNTRLQVEHPVTEMIVGQDLVEWQIRVANGEPLPISQAEVPLLGHAFEARIYAENVPKGFLPATGVLNHYRPVAVSSSVRVETGVEQGDTVSMHYDPMIAKLVVSGGNRGEALVKLKDCLSNFQVAGVPTNINFLQKLASHKEFAVGNVETHFIEHHRTDLFADESNPAAAEMAYKAAKHSAALVAACVSAIEHSSWNESNHGKLPSIWHSHPPFRVHHEAKQTIELEWDNECEGTGSNLVSLGVINQPDGSYLIQEGSDSPSLEVRVTRAGGNCDFRVEAAGLSMNVTIAAYLKDGYKHIHIWRGSEHHQFKQKVGIEFSGDEEGVQHRTSSETSSHPPGTVVAPMAGLVVKVLVENEAKVDQGQPVLVMEAMKMEHVVKAPSSGSIQDLKVKAGQQVSDGSALFRIKG
- the LOC106369280 gene encoding methylcrotonoyl-CoA carboxylase subunit alpha, mitochondrial isoform X4; the protein is MSMTIWALRRDVRRKSYSILVRYISGSSSSGRSSVKPNEQCIEKVLVANRGEIACRIMRTAKRLGIQTVAVYSDADRDSLHVKSADEAVRIGPPPARLSYLSAAAIMEAAARTGAQAIHPGYGFLSESSDFAQLCEDSGLTFIGPPASAIRDMGDKSASKRIMGAAGVPLVPGYHGHEQDIDHMKSEAGKIGYPIIIKPTHGGGGKGMRIVQSEKDFADSFLGAQREAAASFGVNTILLEKYITRPRHIEVQVFGDKHGNVLHLYERDCSVQRRHQKIIEEAPAPNISEKFRASLGQAAVSAARAVGYYNAGTVEFIVDTESDQFYFMEMNTRLQVEHPVTEMIVGQDLVEWQIRVANGEPLPISQAEVPLLGHAFEARIYAENVPKGFLPATGVLNHYRPVAVSSSVRVETGVEQGDTVSMHYDPMIAKLVVSGGNRGEALVKLKDCLSNFQVAGVPTNINFLQKLASHKEFAVGNVETHFIEHHRTDLFADESNPAAAEMAYKAAKHSAALVAACVSAIEHSSWNESNHGKLPSIWHSHPPFRVHHEAKQTIELEWDNECEGTGSNLVSLGVINQPDGSYLIQEGSDSPSLEVRVTRAGGNCDFRVEAAGLSMNVTIAAYLKDGYKHIHIWRGSEHHQFKQKVGIEFSGDEEGVQHRTSSETSSHPPGTVVAPMAGLVVKVLVENEAKVDQGQPVLVMEAMKMEHVVKAPSSGSIQDLKVKAGQQVSDGSALFRIKG
- the LOC125592051 gene encoding tRNA (guanine-N(7)-)-methyltransferase non-catalytic subunit wdr4-like, translated to MEEPQIEEQNKLIDVAPALISVHPSQKSIAVTVGSDLRVFNLIDNSPVTLVDESNESFHKDSVRAIRYSASGKLFVSTGDDKLVKIWSAESWRCLNTICSEKRVTAVAISHDDSYVCYADKFGVVWVVELGGIKGVSLLSHYCSIITSLEFSPDGRYILSADRDFKIRVTVFPEEPLQGAHEIQSFCLGHTEFVTCIAFVSSPELTQSYLMSGSGDSTVRLWDITSGSLLDTCEVSTVAGHLESNETEQTQVTVTDLCAIPDSSLAAVAIQSFQGILLLSCDLSAHTLSITKVIQIPGESFIPTSISVSTSTLWMVSGASSGSNQPGYSRVRVISCIESEKSSILEDEQIPGGAKLLEKLQGKASIEESVMIAASEAVRTAMSSLLMKKQYSEEKREFRKRSRNDKKTIN